Proteins from a genomic interval of Pseudomonas silesiensis:
- a CDS encoding ABC transporter ATP-binding protein encodes MLGAFERRLDPFPPDEVPPPPAGLARFLWACTRGARGYILAFALLSACVSIYEAWLFSFLGQVVDLLSTWQAGGEAAAQESRVLWGMAIVMATSVGLVALRTMVQHQILAINLPLRLRWDFHRLMLRQSLSFFSDEFSGRVTTKVMQTALAVRDVLFTLIEIAPGIGVYFIAIIALAGGFALKLMLPFIAWILLFGLAMRYFVPRLGKVGQEQAHARSSMTGRISDAYTNITTVKLFSHSNREAHFARAAMEDFKQTGFRQMRLVSQFEIVNQALVVALIMAAGGYALWLWHQGEVGAGAVAAITAMALRINGMSHWIMWQMTSLFESIGTVQDGMATLTRGPKVQDAPDAGVLVTSGGAVTFDNVSFNYNGERQVLDGLSLNIRPGEKIGLVGRSGAGKSTLINLLLRFYDVDGGQIRIDGQDIAHVTQDSLRSAIGMVTQDTSLLHRSIRDNIAYGRPDASDAQIRSAAANAQADEFISQLSDRQGHTGYDTLVGERGIKLSGGQRQRVAIARVMLKNAPILLLDEATSALDSEVEVAIQESLDEMMQGKTVIAIAHRLSTIAAMDRLIVMDDGRIVEQGTHTELLARNGIYARLWHHQSGGFLGEDLQAAEVVDQV; translated from the coding sequence ATGCTTGGCGCATTTGAACGAAGGCTCGACCCCTTTCCTCCTGACGAGGTACCACCGCCTCCCGCGGGCCTGGCCCGGTTCCTGTGGGCGTGCACACGGGGCGCCCGCGGCTATATTCTTGCGTTTGCGCTGCTCAGTGCCTGTGTGTCGATATATGAAGCCTGGCTGTTTTCTTTCCTCGGTCAGGTCGTGGATCTACTCTCGACCTGGCAGGCCGGCGGTGAGGCGGCGGCGCAGGAAAGTCGCGTGTTGTGGGGCATGGCCATCGTCATGGCGACCAGTGTCGGGCTGGTGGCGTTGCGCACCATGGTGCAGCACCAGATATTGGCGATCAACCTGCCGTTGCGGCTGCGTTGGGACTTCCACCGTTTGATGCTGCGGCAAAGCCTTTCGTTCTTTTCCGATGAGTTTTCCGGTCGGGTCACCACCAAGGTGATGCAGACGGCGCTGGCCGTGCGCGACGTGCTGTTCACCCTGATCGAGATCGCACCCGGAATCGGCGTGTATTTCATCGCGATCATTGCGCTGGCCGGCGGCTTCGCGCTGAAACTGATGCTGCCTTTCATTGCCTGGATCCTGTTGTTCGGGCTTGCCATGCGCTACTTCGTACCCCGCTTGGGGAAAGTGGGGCAGGAACAGGCGCATGCGCGCTCCTCGATGACCGGACGTATCTCGGACGCCTATACCAACATCACGACCGTGAAGCTGTTCTCCCATTCCAATCGTGAAGCGCACTTCGCGCGTGCGGCAATGGAGGATTTCAAGCAGACCGGCTTTCGCCAGATGCGCCTCGTCAGCCAGTTCGAGATCGTCAACCAGGCATTGGTGGTGGCCTTGATCATGGCAGCAGGCGGTTATGCCCTGTGGCTATGGCATCAAGGGGAAGTCGGCGCAGGTGCCGTGGCGGCAATCACCGCCATGGCGTTGCGTATCAATGGCATGTCGCACTGGATCATGTGGCAAATGACCTCGCTGTTCGAGAGCATCGGCACCGTGCAGGATGGCATGGCCACACTGACCCGCGGCCCCAAGGTGCAGGATGCGCCGGACGCGGGTGTGCTGGTGACCTCCGGCGGGGCGGTGACATTCGACAATGTCAGCTTCAACTACAACGGCGAACGCCAGGTGCTCGATGGCCTGAGCCTGAACATTCGCCCGGGTGAAAAAATCGGTCTGGTTGGCCGCTCTGGCGCCGGCAAATCCACGCTGATCAACCTGCTGCTGCGCTTCTACGACGTCGACGGCGGGCAGATTCGCATTGATGGGCAAGACATCGCGCACGTAACGCAAGACAGCTTGCGCAGTGCCATCGGCATGGTCACCCAGGATACTTCCCTTTTGCACCGGTCCATTCGCGACAATATCGCCTACGGCCGCCCCGATGCGAGCGACGCGCAAATCCGCAGCGCCGCGGCCAATGCCCAGGCCGATGAGTTCATCAGCCAACTGAGTGACCGACAAGGCCACACCGGCTACGACACCCTGGTCGGCGAGCGCGGCATCAAACTGTCGGGCGGCCAGCGCCAGCGCGTCGCCATTGCCCGGGTGATGCTCAAGAACGCCCCGATCCTGCTACTCGACGAGGCTACCAGCGCGCTGGATTCGGAAGTCGAAGTGGCCATTCAGGAAAGCCTCGATGAAATGATGCAGGGCAAGACCGTGATCGCCATCGCCCATCGGCTGTCGACGATTGCGGCAATGGATCGACTGATTGTCATGGATGACGGACGCATCGTCGAACAGGGCACCCACACCGAATTGCTCGCCAGGAACGGCATCTATGCGCGGTTGTGGCACCACCAGAGTGGCGGGTTTCTGGGTGAGGATCTGCAGGCGGCCGAGGTTGTGGATCAGGTCTGA
- a CDS encoding alpha/beta fold hydrolase encodes MGYVTTQDGVEIFYKDWGPRDAQVIFFHHGWPLSADDWDAQMLFFLANGYRVIAHDRRGHGRSTQVWDGHDMDHYADDVAAVVDHLGVQGAVHVGHSTGGGEVIHYIARHGEDRVSKAAIISAVPPLMVQTPGNPDGLPKSVFDDLQAQLQANRAQFYLDVPTGPFYGYNRPGAKPSEGIIRNWWRQGMMGCAKAHYDGIVAFSQTDFTEDLKSITIPVLVMHGDDDQIVPYANSGLLSAKLLQNSTLKTYSGYPHGMPTTNADAINADLLAFIRD; translated from the coding sequence ATGGGGTACGTCACTACGCAGGACGGTGTCGAGATCTTTTACAAAGACTGGGGTCCACGGGACGCCCAAGTGATCTTCTTCCATCACGGATGGCCACTGAGCGCGGACGACTGGGATGCGCAGATGCTGTTTTTCCTGGCGAACGGCTACCGGGTCATTGCCCACGACCGGCGCGGCCACGGGCGATCCACTCAGGTCTGGGACGGGCACGACATGGATCACTATGCCGATGACGTCGCGGCGGTCGTCGACCATCTTGGCGTGCAGGGTGCAGTTCATGTGGGGCACTCCACCGGAGGTGGCGAAGTCATCCATTACATTGCTCGCCACGGCGAAGACCGCGTGTCGAAGGCTGCCATCATCAGCGCCGTGCCGCCGCTGATGGTTCAGACCCCGGGCAATCCGGACGGCTTGCCCAAGTCGGTATTCGATGACTTGCAGGCACAGCTGCAGGCCAACCGCGCGCAGTTCTACCTCGACGTTCCAACCGGGCCTTTCTACGGTTATAACCGCCCGGGTGCGAAACCGTCCGAGGGCATTATCCGCAACTGGTGGCGGCAAGGCATGATGGGCTGTGCAAAGGCCCATTACGATGGGATCGTGGCCTTTTCCCAGACCGACTTTACCGAAGATCTGAAAAGCATCACGATCCCGGTGCTGGTGATGCATGGGGATGACGATCAGATTGTGCCTTATGCAAACTCCGGGCTCTTGTCAGCCAAGCTCCTGCAAAACAGCACGCTGAAAACCTACTCGGGCTACCCGCACGGAATGCCGACAACGAACGCCGATGCAATCAACGCCGATTTGCTCGCTTTCATACGGGATTAG
- a CDS encoding diiron oxygenase: MNSIATVPGPDSGNAARYAQIVRSSKKTQWQIDRDLLQDRRFDFSRKFLPDGLSQIDGLTFLIADEARLLSQIQGRTYAYMFGLVERFISAKMLDQGRAHVFDDQLALEALVHFSNDEIKHQELFRRIEAMMGAQLPAGYRQVADPNDVARAVLASSSWSVLALTCHIELFVQTHYKQSIAPREELCPLFKDVFKFHWMDESRHVVLDELEWKAEHAKLSPAEHDQAVNDLIALVAAVDAILQAQSAADADYFIGNASRSFSVDETAQIKASVLSAYRWQYIVSGVQHPHFGRLLTGMTTPAQMSRIQAALAPIMSQ; this comes from the coding sequence ATGAACAGCATCGCTACCGTACCCGGCCCAGATTCGGGCAACGCCGCCCGTTACGCTCAAATCGTCAGATCATCGAAGAAAACGCAATGGCAGATCGATCGCGATTTGCTCCAGGACCGGCGTTTCGACTTCTCGCGCAAATTCTTGCCCGACGGACTCTCGCAGATCGACGGCCTGACCTTTCTCATCGCGGACGAGGCGCGCCTGCTCAGTCAGATTCAAGGCCGAACCTACGCCTATATGTTTGGCCTGGTCGAGCGTTTTATCAGTGCCAAAATGCTCGACCAAGGTCGGGCCCATGTATTTGACGACCAACTCGCACTCGAAGCGCTGGTGCACTTTTCCAATGACGAGATCAAGCACCAGGAGCTGTTCCGGCGCATAGAGGCGATGATGGGTGCGCAGTTGCCGGCGGGATATCGTCAAGTGGCCGATCCAAACGATGTGGCGCGGGCGGTACTGGCGTCCAGCAGCTGGTCGGTGCTGGCGCTGACCTGTCATATCGAACTGTTCGTGCAAACGCACTACAAGCAAAGCATCGCCCCGCGCGAGGAGTTGTGCCCACTGTTCAAGGATGTTTTCAAATTTCACTGGATGGATGAAAGCCGGCACGTCGTGCTGGATGAACTGGAGTGGAAAGCGGAGCACGCGAAACTCTCGCCAGCCGAACACGACCAGGCCGTGAATGATCTGATTGCGCTAGTGGCGGCCGTCGACGCCATCCTGCAGGCACAATCGGCAGCCGATGCCGACTACTTCATTGGCAACGCTTCACGCTCGTTCAGTGTCGATGAAACAGCGCAAATCAAGGCCTCGGTGCTGAGCGCCTACCGCTGGCAATACATTGTCTCGGGCGTGCAGCATCCACACTTTGGCCGGCTGCTGACGGGCATGACAACCCCTGCGCAAATGTCGAGGATTCAGGCCGCGCTGGCGCCCATCATGAGTCAATGA
- a CDS encoding tetratricopeptide repeat protein — MPIKSFLPSLILVCCAVASLCSVAAERRAPAQSNSASTTLIETASRQYELGELDQAAASLERALHIQPNNPATLHYLGVLRLQQGQYQQAETLAARSNIRVGRNVELRNRNFQLIQAAQQAQASNTPPNARENQVAVQKGLEEETQRRRAAEMAVVEQSTPDPGRDAGNYARATADQALDSPTAGRPRPEGTLQRASVEPAPAYDGVEIPRGHLPPPGKCRIWFPDRPPGHQPKPGKCKKLRHRVPSGAYLVHG; from the coding sequence ATGCCAATCAAGAGTTTTCTGCCAAGTCTCATCCTGGTGTGCTGCGCGGTCGCATCGCTTTGTTCGGTTGCTGCCGAGCGCAGGGCGCCAGCGCAAAGTAACAGCGCATCAACCACCCTGATCGAAACCGCCTCGCGGCAGTATGAACTTGGCGAGTTGGACCAGGCCGCTGCCTCGCTGGAGCGTGCCCTGCACATCCAGCCGAACAATCCCGCGACGCTGCATTACCTCGGTGTGTTGCGCCTTCAGCAGGGGCAGTACCAGCAGGCTGAAACCTTGGCGGCGCGCTCGAACATCCGGGTCGGTCGCAACGTTGAGTTACGCAACCGCAACTTCCAACTGATCCAGGCGGCGCAGCAAGCACAGGCTTCGAATACCCCACCCAATGCCAGAGAGAACCAGGTTGCAGTACAGAAGGGGCTGGAAGAAGAGACCCAACGGCGCCGCGCAGCAGAAATGGCCGTTGTTGAACAATCCACTCCGGACCCTGGACGCGACGCTGGCAACTACGCTCGCGCAACGGCAGACCAGGCATTGGATTCACCGACGGCTGGCAGGCCTCGGCCCGAAGGAACATTGCAGAGGGCTTCCGTCGAGCCAGCACCTGCGTACGATGGGGTTGAGATTCCTCGTGGCCATTTGCCGCCTCCGGGCAAATGCCGAATCTGGTTTCCCGATCGTCCGCCGGGGCATCAGCCCAAACCCGGCAAATGCAAGAAGCTGCGACATCGGGTTCCGTCAGGAGCTTACCTGGTGCACGGTTGA
- a CDS encoding Mut7-C RNAse domain-containing protein, protein MTRATFRFYEELNDFLPAERRRQAFTCECARGATVKHMIEALGVPHTEVELVLLNGESVGLERVIFDDDRLAVYPKFEALDISPQLKVRAQPLRVLRFIADAHLGGLASLLRMSGFDTLYDNGFEDGQIAEIAAHQGRIVLTRDRELLKRRIISHGCYVHALKPSLQLREVYERLDLARSARPFSLCLHCNLPLHEISPELARPRVPPRVGALYSHFLHCSACQRIYWEGSHWRSMCALLAPLLDR, encoded by the coding sequence ATGACCAGAGCAACCTTCCGCTTCTACGAGGAGCTCAACGATTTCCTGCCGGCCGAACGGCGGCGGCAGGCCTTTACCTGCGAGTGCGCGCGAGGGGCGACGGTCAAGCACATGATCGAGGCGCTCGGGGTACCGCACACGGAGGTCGAGCTGGTGCTGCTCAACGGCGAGTCGGTGGGCTTGGAGCGGGTGATCTTCGACGATGACCGGCTGGCGGTGTATCCCAAGTTCGAAGCGCTGGACATCAGTCCGCAGTTGAAGGTTCGGGCGCAACCCTTGAGGGTGCTGCGCTTCATTGCTGATGCGCACCTGGGCGGGCTGGCCAGCCTGCTGCGCATGAGCGGCTTCGACACCCTCTACGACAATGGTTTCGAAGATGGCCAGATCGCCGAGATCGCTGCGCATCAAGGACGTATCGTACTGACCCGCGACCGCGAACTGCTCAAGCGGCGGATCATCAGCCACGGCTGTTACGTGCATGCGCTGAAACCGTCGCTGCAACTGCGCGAAGTGTACGAGCGCCTCGACCTGGCGCGTAGCGCGCGGCCATTCAGCCTGTGCCTCCATTGCAACCTGCCGCTGCACGAGATCAGCCCGGAACTGGCCCGGCCACGGGTGCCGCCACGGGTTGGCGCCCTGTATTCGCACTTCTTGCACTGCAGCGCCTGCCAGCGGATTTATTGGGAGGGTTCGCACTGGCGCAGCATGTGTGCCTTGCTGGCGCCGCTGCTGGATCGATAG